The DNA sequence gagcttggcGACGGGGCGTTGCCGCACGCCACCGGTGTCTTTCCCTCGTccaggctcaggccagacaggtccccaaccagggaccttgtgccaacagctgggcatgggataccggcggaGCGCGGCGTGTCGCCCTGGGTTCGCGTGGTGTCGGCGTGGCCCCGCTCGTGTCGTGCCTAGTGAGCGCGACGAGAgaggccgcccgggcgccgcctgcaccTAGGCTGTGGGTGCGTGATGTCGTCATCGGCAGGCGGGGCttagggtgtgaggagtaccatgtcgtactcgtgccctagagacatgaactctaggctcccaaaccagaccaccgtgcaGAGACGCAGGGgttgtacggggtctgccatctggaacttgttgggatgatgaagctgacatgcagaggcccctacctagcgcgccaactgtcggtgtttcggaccggcgggccctcaaccaactagtaaatttgtactgcgtgttccaaatcccggatggtgatgcaaagagacacaaggcttatactggtttgggtaatgagcaccctacgtctagtttgagagatcgatcttgtattccttgcaccgaagtgctcgtagtagggggttacaagcagggcgagagagggagctagtcccaggtctctacgtggagtggcgtggattgcttgagatgttgatctcagacaGCGGGGAAACTCGAGCGTTCGTCTGTGTGTTCATGCGTGAGTTCGTTGcgtgggcataggcctaatcATTCGTCtctccctagaaacggccctgatccctcccttttatagttaaaggggggacaagggtgacacatgcgctagctacacggcgtcgtgcgaacggaggcggcatgtccgagccctgtagcctgttactgtggcgacgtgggcgacggagtggtctcgtccttgaagtactggggcgacgcgctggtcacatccgatcctgtgcgtcgtgggagctccagtgttaccttgaagcgggcgtggcggtcggcgtgctggtcactgtgtgttgacagcgtgagaagccgaggctcagttggtgccgaggccgagccatcgtgggggtctcgacagacgtgaatcccgagattgccgagaccctgatgtagattgccgaggctcggagggaacaGTTGATctcgtacgctgattccgaggctatgatgacccggactagactccccatgccgcgttgtctctggggcgggggttacgtggcacagtgtaatgcaggcgctgatcgtgggcacaacaccggaacacagtggccggtaaccctaGCCGTGCTCGGTCCTGGttagtatggcgttgatgcgacctcctgtcccgtcggtcattctacggtgtcgagccgtcgtccggctgagattgcggaagtggttgacgcattaatgggacgcgacgcgctgtcggggagactggtcgaggcgAAAGCGACGGGTTGTTACCgagccggcttcgagcgagacggagaaccgtcatctcgtccgaggctttacgcgcggggcctcgggcgggacggagaatcggttccccgtcgagGCCCTCTGTGCGAGGCCTTGCGCGAGGCAGAGGTTCGGCAGgccgccgagacctcccgtgcgaggccaggagcgaggcggagagctggcgggctcggacgaggccggggtttaacaaatggcttaccctttggctctgttattgatggggtttaagtgattcttttgatatacgctcggggtaccccgttttatagtactcgacacatatatatatttgattgAACGGTGTCAGTACTAGTCTACTAGAAAACGGTCATGCATGAAAGCATGAGCCGGCGCCCGGCCGGGAGGCCTCGGCTCAAAATTGACATGTAATGAAGGACTTAAAGAGAGGCCGCAGCACTGTACAACTTACATGTCCCAAAATAATTGTATCTCTTGCTTTTGGATGAATCATTTTTAATTTTTAACTAAATATACATAAGAaaactaatatttatgatgtgtaataagtatcTTAGATTTAATAGTGAAACATATTTTCATAACAAATATATTAGAGCATCTCAAATAGTTCCTACAAAACAGTTGGTGTAAATCATTGAATTTTTCAAGTGGCTAAAAAAAGTTATGAGTATATTTATTCGACaacaattttaaaaaaaaaaacttgcttctataaaatatagaagacaaacCACGTTtatatttcctttttcttttgtaCATTTAAATTGAGCATCAtatcctactctttattcttccTCACGTTTTAGCCGTGGATTGGCCGATCAATACATGCATGTATATTTTCTGCACCCTTGGGCCGATTTAGTGGAGAAACATTGGAAGTTGAGACACGGAGTTGTTGGAGATCGCTTTTTTTTATCTTACAAAAAAAATCAAGATTAGAATTGGGGTTtcaaaactcttggagatgctttcagaagatataaatgttaataatattttctataaaatcTAATCAACAAAAGACAAGATGTGCAGTTATTTTTTGTACGGATGAAGTGCCTTTGACGGTTTGACCTGAAGACACtagttagactgtctccaacaatcgctacccaaaatacaagacccattccaTGTTTGGATAAGGCTACAGGTAAAgagttcaatacctatttttttgttttctccaaaaacaagactcaaaagagaatcatttttacaAATAGGTCTACAGGAAAGAGGATACTCAAATTTGGGTTATATCTCTCCTAACACCCAAAATAGATCTTATAGGTATTCTGTTGGAGATCCATTTTAGATTTGGGTCTCCTCGTGGATCTCCCGTTGAAGACAGGCTATTCCCCTACAAATACAGCACCGCACTGTCTTTTGAAAGACATGTCTTACTTAGCCAGAACTAGAAGCCTACGACGATATGCCTTGTCTTCTTCTCGTTGTAGTTGCGCTGCTGGTGGCGGTGGCAACGACCACCGTAGCAGCTGATGCTCCAGCGGCGAACATCGCGTTGCCCGGCTGTGAGAGCAAATGCGGCAGCGTCGACATCCCCTACCCCTTCGGCACCACCCCCGACTGCTACCATCGTCCGGGCTTCTTGGTAACCTGCAACTCTTCGAATAATGGCCATGAACCGAAGCTGTTTCTGGGCAGCGGCCTCGGCGACGAGCGGCAGGTGCTGCACATATCCGTGCAGAACAGCACGGTGCTCATCAGCAGCAAGGTGTGGTTCTTCAACGTCTGCAACACGACCATGACGCCGATCACCGTCCTCCCCGCCGGCCGGCCGTACGTGCTGTCCGCGGCCTGGAACCGCCTCGTCCACACCGGGTGCGGCTTCAACGCCTCGTCGTGGACGCCGCCGGAGGCTGACGATCGACCGTTCAACACGTGCTCGTCCTCCTGCCCCGAGGACACGCCGCAGAAGATACGGCACGGCAGGTGCGACGGCTACGGCTGCTGCGAGGTGCCCATCCCGACGGGCGGCCTCACGTCTTTCCGTGCCCAGTTCCGGTGGACGGGTAAGATGAGAACCGCAGGATGTTCGAGTTCAAATTCAACGACGTCGTCGCGGTGGATTGCGGCGGACGCGAGCGTCGTCGCCGTGGCGCGCGAGTGGTGGCACGACGGGAATAACCGGTTCATGCTCAAGATGTCGCTGCTCGCCGTAGGGCACGCGAGTGGAATAGTGATCCCGGCCATCCTGGACTGGGCGTTCGATAACTCGTCGACGTGCGAGGAAGCGGCGCAGGGATCTCACTATGTCTGCATCAGCAAGCACAGCGAGTGCGTCAACTCCGCTGTTGGCAGCGCCCACGGCTACGTCTGCCGGTGCCAGCGCGGCTACCAAGGCAACCCCTACGTGAGAGATGGATGCGAGCGCCCACGAAATGGACGTCGTCTTCGAGCTGGTAAGTTTAATAACCAGACACTAGCTCCCCTGTAAGAGCATCACCAAGACACTCCCAATCTTGATTCTTTagcaaaattcaaaaaaaaaatgctcTCTAACAACTCTTACCTCAACTTCTAATCTTTCCTTACTTGAGAAAATCGACCTAAGTACGTGGAAATATACATGTGCGTATCGGTCGGACAATCCGAAGGTAGAAGGACGTGGGAAGGAATACGGAGAAGGACAGAGTTCTTAATGTAAATGCAGAAAagagaaagaaagtataaaaGTGGTTGGTGTGtgagattcctgatgtaaaattgtcttctatattttaaaaACGGGATTTTAAAAACTGTTGGAGAAACTCAACAAATATGCTCCCAACTTTCTTTAGCCACATGTAAAACTTATTGGTTTACTAACTGATTTTTTAGAACTATTGGAGATGCCCAAAAAATTAATTGGTAAATCAATGAGGTTTTCAAGTAGCTAAAAAAATGGATGCATATTTGTTGTATTTCTCAAGAAGTTTCTAAAATCCAGCTCCTAGACAATTTTGCATCGGGAATCCTGGACTCTTTGCAAATCACCTTAACCACTTTTATATTTTATTTCTTTCATATGCATTGAATTGGGAACCCTGTCCTACTCCTTGTTGTTTTCCCATgtccttccacctttagattggtCGATCGATACGTGCATATATTTTTGCGGGATTGGGTCGATTTTCTCTAGTGCGGAAAGACTGAGAGTAGAGATATGGTATTGGAGAGCAGTTTTTTTAGTCCTCCCAAACAATCAAGATTGGAAGTGagttttggaaactcttggagatactcGTTATaaacaaaacaagatccaacctAGGAGGAACTGTGCGGTTTTTTATGAAGAAGACCCTTGTAAGTCATTAAGTTTTATTCTTAATCAATTTTCTTTAACCAAACATTTACAAcaaaaaattatagagagaatgtATTATTTTACAACATAAAAAAATACATTATGATAATTTATTTATGTGATATTgcagatgttaatatattttttctataCATTTTTGTTAAAATTAGACAGATTTAACTTAAGACAGCTAAAATCACTTACTATTTGTAATGGAGGGAATACTGAATAATCATTTCAAGAGATTTTTAGGGGTGGTTACTAAGGTAACCCACGCTTTTATGAACCGATCTTATAAATCGATTTTCTAAGACAGGTTTGTAATGTGGGCCGTATCTAGAAATAGTTACCACATAAATAAATtataactttttcaaataaaaTCGAATAATGAGAAACTTTATAGCAAATTTATAGAGTTCAATGAGATTTAAAAATTTGCAGATCTATGGGATCAAATATTTGTTACAAACTCTCTATCTATTGAAGACTAAAGGTTTGGTTTCTTTTTATTCCTAGAGATATGTCATAGGGGGCATCTTTTAAAAAGTTTTCTAGAGAAGAGTCGTAAAGACGTGTTTCCATCAAAAGTATCCCAGGGAAGGTTCTTTTGTTACAATTTGCAATTAATAGACATGTAGTGGATGGTAACAAAGGCTTGTTCGAGCCTTGAGGTGATGGGTTTGAATTCTAGAGAGCACATGCGCATAGGCTGAAAATCGTGAGAGCTCAATAACATAAATTACATCTAAATTAGAAAATTACTCAGATATGACGTTATGAAAGATAAAAAGTAAAACTCTAATTTTTATCTGAAATATCCATTTCTATTATACATTATTAAAAGTAAACTAAAAGAAACGAAAAGAACACCTTAAATCTACATATAAATTACTCAATATGCTAGTATGACACTAATAATGCATTTTAAGTTGATTTAATAGTACATTGACAAAAATTATGTAAGTTGCTATTTTATTAGTTAATAAATTTGTTACATTTTGACTTAAGTATTATAACCTATTGGCGTTATTTATAGTTTAATTGTAAGCATCGTATATATTTTTTGATACAGAAAATTGATGGTTTCATAAACGAGGCTACTACAACACTCATAATTCTTCTTTGATACAGGAAATTTAATTAAACATGGTACAATTTTTTTGAAAGAATAAACATGATATAGTTATATGTCGTTGAATTCAACACCTGCTACCTCCTTCTAGCAAAGTTATTCTACATTCTTATTTTTATTCAAATTGATTCTTGCTCAACCCTCATACTAACTCAGCGATTCTAGCAGAATAATTAATATTTCACCTTATTTGTTCTACAAAGCCATCATATTGAATTATTTTGCTGCATATCTACAGGGATAATATTTGCTGCCGGAGTTGGCATTGGTATGTGCCTTTTGATTGTGGTTTTTGGAATAATCTTTGCAACCAAAAAACTGAAGGCCAAGAAAATGAGGGAACATTTTTTCAAACAAAACCGAGGGTTGTTGCTCCAACAGTTAGTAGATAAAGATATTGCCGAAAGGATGATTTTTAGTTTGGAGGAGCTTGAGGCTACACACAGGTTTGACAAAGCACGCATCTTAGGAGGGGGAGGGCATGGGACAGTATATAAAGGCATACTCTCAAATCAACATGTTGTTGCAATTAAAAGGTCAAAACTTGTGATCCAAAGGGAAATTGATGGTTTCATAAATGAGGTTGCTATCCTTTCTCAAATCAACCACCGAAATGTTGTCAAACTTTTTGGATGTTGCCTTGAGACTGAAGTTCCACTACTAGTTTTTGAGTTCATTCAAAATGGAACACTATATGCCCATCTTCATGTTGATAGCCCCCTATCTATTCCAT is a window from the Miscanthus floridulus cultivar M001 unplaced genomic scaffold, ASM1932011v1 os_2151_1_2, whole genome shotgun sequence genome containing:
- the LOC136534660 gene encoding wall-associated receptor kinase 3-like, with the protein product MPCLLLVVVALLVAVATTTVAADAPAANIALPGCESKCGSVDIPYPFGTTPDCYHRPGFLVTCNSSNNGHEPKLFLGSGLGDERQVLHISVQNSTVLISSKVWFFNVCNTTMTPITVLPAGRPYVLSAAWNRLVHTGCGFNASSWTPPEADDRPFNTCSSSCPEDTPQKIRHGRCDGYGCCEVPIPTGGLTSFRAQFRWTGKMRTAGCSSSNSTTSSRWIAADASVVAVAREWWHDGNNRFMLKMSLLAVGHASGIVIPAILDWAFDNSSTCEEAAQGSHYVCISKHSECVNSAVGSAHGYVCRCQRGYQGNPYVRDGCERPRNGRRLRAGIIFAAGVGIGMCLLIVVFGIIFATKKLKAKKMREHFFKQNRGLLLQQLVDKDIAERMIFSLEELEATHRFDKARILGGGGHGTVYKGILSNQHVVAIKRSKLVIQREIDGFINEVAILSQINHRNVVKLFGCCLETEVPLLVFEFIQNGTLYAHLHVDSPLSIPWKDRIRIAFEISSSLAYLHSEASISIVHRDIKTSNILIDGHLTAKVSDFGASRGLAIDQTGVTTAVQGTYGYLDPEYFYTKRLTEKSDVYSYGVILVELLTRKKPTADMSFDGVSLVAYFMLLLSKERLSEILDPQVIEEGKHDEVMQVAGIAALCLQMKGDDRPTMRHVEMRLQGIQSSKNSFQENVEVIKMENVEDNITTRRYSMEREILSSTTLPR